One Streptomyces dangxiongensis genomic window, ACCGGACCAGCCTCGGCGCGAAGGCCCACGCCGGGGCAGCGCCACTGGTCCGGCCGTGCCTGCCCGAGCTGGCTGCCGCCGGGCTCATCCCGGCGGCAGCAGCCGCCGGCTAGCGGGCCGCGTAGGCGGCCTGCACCTCGTCGGCGCGGTCGGTCCACCAGTTCAGCAGTGCCTCGTCCGTCAGGAACATCTCACCGAAGGTGGGGTCCTGGCGGTCGAGGTAGAACTCCAGCTGCCAGAAGTCGGTCAGCCGCTTCCACCACAGCCGCGTCACCGCGTCGGCGAGGTCGCCCTCGGACAGATCGATCACGGACCGGTATCCGGAGCAGAACGCAGCGACACGGTCGAGGTCGAAGGCACCACCGACCCCGAACTGCACCTGCGCGGTCCGCGCGACCTCCTCCCCGTACGGACGGACCCCGAGCCGGTCCCAGTCCAGGACCGCCACCACCCGGCCGTCGCGGCGCAGCAGGTTGCGGTACTGGAAATCGCCGTGCGTCCACCCGTATGGCCCAGCCGACACCTCGCCCTCAGGCCGGGCATCGGCATGCCGCGCGAGGAGGCAGCGTCGCTCATGCAGGGCCTCGGCGGCGGCCTTGTCGAAGTCCGTCACCGGAGCGGAAGGCAAGCGGCTCAGGAGGGCAGCAGCCGCACGGTCGGCCTCGGTCACATCGCGGACCTTC contains:
- a CDS encoding phosphotransferase is translated as MLPSLSDAFGLGAVSDRRFLAHGLMNRNWRLVTAAGVFALKEITDVPLPKVRRNLAVLLDLAREGIPVPAPLSAANGDLVAEVGGHGYCVLPWVDGEHLQGTDLPLDQVRDLGALLGRHHEGLQRHGPGPVPEQAPVAKVRDVTEADRAAAALLSRLPSAPVTDFDKAAAEALHERRCLLARHADARPEGEVSAGPYGWTHGDFQYRNLLRRDGRVVAVLDWDRLGVRPYGEEVARTAQVQFGVGGAFDLDRVAAFCSGYRSVIDLSEGDLADAVTRLWWKRLTDFWQLEFYLDRQDPTFGEMFLTDEALLNWWTDRADEVQAAYAAR